In Streptomyces sp. NBC_01707, a genomic segment contains:
- the trxA gene encoding thioredoxin: MIHAEGVAEVTDVTFDGEVLGAELPVLVEFTADWCGPCRQLAPVLSAIAAEEAGRIKIVQIDVDANPDITSRYAVLSMPTLMVFRSGEPVKSMVGARPKRRLLQELEDVLEKV; encoded by the coding sequence ATGATTCATGCAGAGGGCGTGGCCGAGGTCACCGACGTCACCTTCGACGGTGAGGTGCTGGGGGCCGAGCTCCCGGTACTGGTCGAGTTCACCGCCGACTGGTGCGGACCCTGCCGCCAGCTCGCCCCGGTGCTCAGCGCGATCGCCGCCGAGGAGGCCGGACGCATCAAGATCGTTCAGATCGACGTGGACGCCAACCCGGACATCACGAGCCGCTACGCGGTGCTGTCGATGCCGACCCTGATGGTCTTCCGGTCCGGCGAACCCGTGAAGTCGATGGTCGGGGCCCGGCCCAAGCGCAGGCTCCTGCAGGAACTGGAGGACGTGCTCGAGAAGGTGTGA
- a CDS encoding UvrD-helicase domain-containing protein, translated as MRQEQQFVSLAHERLDQLREAAEAAMRTTIAQLSTGRQARVERDIGVAEHSASLASLNAAGTGLCFGRIDSRDGVTHHIGRIGIRRDDAERTPLLIDWRAPVARPFYLATGYEPMGLRRRRHITTQGSTVTGLHDEIMDLADTTRTGYESHDADEVLLAALNTARTGRMGDIVSTIQAEQDHIIRAPQRGVLVVEGGPGTGKTAVALHRAAYLLYAHREQLAKRAVLIVGPNPAFLGYIGDVLPSLGETGVLLSTVGELFPGVHATGTDSPAAAAVKGRADMAGVLAEAVRDRQQVPEKGEPIVIAHDDGELILDWDMAVEARHKARETGLPHNLALPTFAFRIIDDLTTQLADRIGADPYGGPNFLGPDDIAQLGKGIAASAEVHAAITSLWPPLTPQEFLAGYLEEPTHLAEDDAELLRRAEKAAWTPADVPLLDEAAELLGTDDSAARAAAEAERARQIAYAQGVLDVSYASRTYEFEDKEDIDEDASEVLAAHDIIDAERFAERQEEADHRSAAERAAADRTWTFGHIIVDEAQELSAMAWRLLMRRSPTRSMTLVGDPAQTGDLAGCDSWQEILAPYVQDRWQLARLGVNYRTPAEIMEYAAERRRATDPAFEPPRSIRSTGARPWERTLPLADVAGLARAEAPADGRLAVIAPRELHAELTGLGDGPLDLHRPVVLLDPRQAKGLEFDTVLVVAPALMTPNDLYVALTRATQRLGIITPASATPSPVAAE; from the coding sequence ATGCGGCAGGAACAGCAATTCGTCTCCCTCGCCCACGAGCGGCTCGACCAGCTCCGGGAAGCGGCCGAAGCCGCCATGCGCACCACGATCGCGCAGCTCAGCACCGGTCGACAGGCGCGGGTGGAGCGCGATATCGGCGTCGCCGAGCACTCCGCCTCACTTGCTTCGCTGAATGCCGCCGGCACGGGACTGTGTTTCGGACGGATCGACAGCCGCGACGGAGTCACTCACCACATCGGGCGCATCGGAATCCGGCGGGACGACGCCGAGCGGACCCCGTTGCTGATCGACTGGCGGGCTCCTGTCGCGCGGCCGTTCTATCTCGCGACCGGATATGAACCGATGGGACTGCGTCGCAGGAGGCACATCACCACGCAGGGGAGCACGGTCACGGGGTTGCACGACGAGATCATGGATCTCGCCGACACCACCCGCACCGGATACGAGTCGCACGACGCCGACGAGGTGCTGCTCGCCGCGCTGAACACTGCCCGCACGGGCCGGATGGGCGACATCGTCTCGACCATCCAGGCCGAACAGGACCACATCATCCGCGCGCCGCAGCGCGGGGTGCTCGTCGTCGAGGGAGGGCCGGGCACCGGGAAGACCGCGGTCGCGCTGCACCGGGCCGCGTATCTGCTGTACGCACACCGCGAGCAGCTCGCCAAGCGGGCCGTGCTGATCGTCGGTCCCAACCCGGCCTTCCTCGGCTACATCGGTGACGTACTGCCCTCGCTCGGTGAGACCGGCGTACTGCTGTCGACGGTCGGCGAACTGTTCCCCGGCGTCCACGCCACCGGCACCGACAGCCCTGCGGCCGCCGCCGTGAAGGGCAGGGCGGACATGGCCGGCGTACTGGCCGAGGCGGTACGGGACCGGCAGCAGGTGCCCGAGAAGGGCGAGCCGATCGTCATCGCGCACGACGACGGGGAACTGATCCTCGACTGGGACATGGCGGTCGAAGCGCGGCACAAGGCACGCGAGACCGGGCTGCCGCACAATCTCGCCCTGCCCACCTTCGCCTTCCGGATCATCGACGATCTCACCACGCAGCTCGCCGACCGCATCGGCGCCGACCCCTACGGCGGCCCGAACTTCCTCGGCCCCGACGACATCGCGCAGCTCGGCAAGGGCATCGCCGCCAGCGCGGAGGTGCACGCCGCCATCACCTCCCTGTGGCCCCCGCTCACCCCGCAGGAGTTCCTCGCCGGCTATCTGGAGGAGCCCACGCATCTCGCCGAGGACGACGCCGAGCTGCTCCGGCGCGCGGAGAAGGCCGCCTGGACACCTGCCGATGTGCCCCTCCTCGACGAGGCCGCCGAGCTCCTCGGTACGGACGACTCCGCCGCCCGGGCCGCCGCCGAGGCCGAGCGGGCCCGCCAGATCGCCTACGCGCAGGGCGTCCTCGACGTCTCGTACGCCTCCCGTACCTACGAGTTCGAGGACAAGGAGGACATCGACGAGGACGCCTCCGAGGTCCTCGCGGCGCACGACATCATCGACGCCGAACGGTTCGCCGAGCGTCAGGAGGAGGCCGACCACCGCAGCGCCGCCGAGCGCGCCGCCGCCGACCGGACCTGGACGTTCGGGCACATCATCGTCGACGAGGCGCAGGAGCTGTCGGCCATGGCCTGGCGGCTGCTGATGCGCCGCAGCCCGACCCGCTCGATGACCCTGGTCGGCGACCCGGCCCAGACCGGCGACCTGGCAGGCTGCGACTCCTGGCAGGAGATCCTCGCGCCGTACGTCCAGGACCGCTGGCAGCTGGCCCGGCTCGGGGTCAACTACCGTACGCCCGCCGAGATCATGGAGTACGCGGCCGAGCGACGCCGGGCCACCGACCCCGCCTTCGAACCTCCGCGCTCCATCCGCTCCACCGGTGCACGGCCCTGGGAGCGCACTCTGCCGCTCGCCGACGTGGCCGGGCTCGCCCGGGCGGAGGCCCCGGCGGATGGCAGGCTCGCGGTCATCGCCCCGCGCGAGCTCCACGCGGAACTCACCGGACTCGGCGACGGGCCGCTGGATCTGCACCGGCCCGTCGTCCTGCTCGACCCACGCCAGGCCAAGGGCCTGGAGTTCGACACGGTTCTCGTCGTCGCGCCCGCGCTGATGACCCCCAACGATCTCTATGTGGCGCTGACCCGGGCCACCCAGCGGCTCGGGATCATCACACCGGCTTCAGCCACACCGTCGCCAGTGGCGGCAGAGTGA
- a CDS encoding phosphotransferase, with protein MSEAASTRVALANSTALLPSLAPLLHEWLPRQRWFAGKGRPVTAFSLVSATEILPVDADATGLDQGTGPGTGPGLLHLLIRVHQPSLPAQSPDDCYQMLLGVRSTLPPRLAPALIGHVAGGPLAGRTVYEGLHDPRLAELLLERLRTPGTLGTLRFDRGAAPIPAGLTPRVLDTEQSNSSLVFGNAYIFKIFRRVFPGTNPDLELPLALSREGCGRVPEPVAWFEATAPEPLTLGVLQPFLRGAEDGWQLALRALGSGHDFTREARALGRATAEVHTALATALPTPVLGSAQTEHLAAGMLQRLEAAAQAVPALVPYVPGLRTAFDAVAALGHKGRSWAAQRVHGDLHLGQTLRAADGFWSLIDFEGEPARPLLERRRPQPPVRDIAGMLRSFDYAARSHRPWNAEWAARCRAAYCDGYAEAAGVDPRSEPELLRAHETDKAVYEVLYEARHRPDWLPVPMAAIHRLAAAVD; from the coding sequence ATGTCGGAGGCTGCATCCACTCGGGTCGCCCTCGCGAACAGCACAGCCCTGCTCCCGTCACTCGCCCCGCTGCTGCACGAATGGCTGCCCCGGCAGCGGTGGTTCGCGGGCAAGGGGCGGCCGGTCACGGCCTTCTCCCTTGTCTCGGCGACCGAAATACTGCCGGTGGACGCCGATGCCACCGGGCTCGACCAGGGGACCGGCCCCGGGACGGGGCCGGGGCTGCTCCATCTGTTGATCCGGGTCCACCAGCCGTCCCTGCCCGCCCAGTCGCCCGACGACTGCTACCAGATGCTGCTCGGGGTACGGTCCACGCTGCCGCCACGGCTCGCCCCGGCCCTCATCGGCCATGTGGCGGGCGGTCCGCTGGCCGGCCGGACGGTCTACGAGGGGCTGCACGATCCGCGCCTCGCCGAACTCCTGCTGGAACGGCTCCGTACCCCCGGCACCCTCGGCACCCTCCGCTTCGACCGGGGCGCCGCCCCCATCCCTGCCGGGCTCACCCCCCGCGTGCTCGACACCGAACAGTCCAACTCCTCCCTCGTTTTCGGCAACGCCTACATCTTCAAGATCTTCCGCCGGGTCTTCCCCGGCACCAACCCGGATCTGGAACTGCCGCTCGCTCTCTCCCGGGAGGGCTGTGGGCGGGTGCCGGAACCCGTCGCCTGGTTCGAGGCGACGGCCCCCGAGCCCCTCACCCTCGGCGTTCTCCAGCCGTTCCTGCGCGGCGCGGAGGACGGCTGGCAACTGGCGCTGCGCGCGCTGGGCTCGGGCCATGACTTCACGCGCGAGGCCCGAGCCCTGGGGCGGGCCACGGCCGAGGTGCACACGGCGCTCGCCACCGCCCTGCCGACACCCGTGCTGGGCAGCGCCCAGACCGAGCATCTCGCCGCCGGAATGCTGCAGCGGCTGGAGGCGGCCGCCCAAGCCGTTCCGGCTCTCGTGCCCTACGTCCCCGGGCTGCGCACCGCGTTCGACGCCGTTGCCGCGCTGGGTCACAAGGGCCGCAGCTGGGCCGCACAGCGCGTCCACGGCGACCTTCATCTCGGCCAGACGCTGCGCGCGGCCGACGGATTCTGGTCACTGATCGACTTCGAGGGCGAACCGGCGCGCCCCCTCCTGGAACGCCGGCGTCCGCAGCCGCCGGTGCGCGACATCGCGGGCATGCTCCGCTCCTTCGACTACGCGGCCCGCTCGCACCGGCCCTGGAACGCCGAGTGGGCGGCCCGCTGCCGAGCGGCGTACTGCGACGGGTACGCGGAGGCCGCGGGCGTCGATCCGCGCAGCGAACCGGAGTTGTTGCGGGCCCACGAGACCGACAAGGCGGTGTACGAGGTGCTGTACGAGGCCCGGCACCGGCCCGACTGGCTGCCGGTCCCGATGGCCGCGATCCACCGCCTGGCCGCCGCCGTCGACTGA
- a CDS encoding MerR family transcriptional regulator yields the protein MRIGELAERAGTTTRTLRYYESRGLLPARRAVNGYRTYDEDDLRLLQQIRTLQDFGFDLEETRPFVECLRAGHPAGDACPASLAVYRRKLGELDSLIEQLRSVRAQVGAELARAELEAAAELPGGPEPRCELGG from the coding sequence ATGCGAATCGGGGAGCTGGCCGAGCGGGCCGGGACGACGACGCGGACTCTGCGCTACTACGAGTCACGCGGGCTGCTGCCTGCGCGGCGGGCCGTGAACGGGTACCGCACGTACGACGAGGACGATCTGCGTCTGCTGCAGCAGATCCGGACCCTGCAGGACTTCGGGTTCGACCTGGAGGAGACCCGGCCGTTCGTCGAGTGCCTGCGCGCCGGCCACCCGGCCGGTGACGCCTGCCCCGCCTCGCTCGCCGTCTACCGGCGCAAGCTCGGCGAGCTCGACTCGCTCATCGAGCAGCTCCGGTCGGTCCGCGCCCAGGTGGGCGCAGAGCTCGCGAGGGCCGAGCTGGAGGCCGCTGCCGAGCTTCCAGGCGGCCCGGAACCACGTTGTGAACTGGGAGGATGA
- a CDS encoding family 16 glycosylhydrolase, producing the protein MALVLAGLATVLGSGSARGAVPPAPGWDLKWSDDFNGADRSLPSAANWLIDTGHAYPGGPANWGTGEIQNYTASPDNLSLDGNGNLRITPLRDGAGNWTSGRVETTRSDFKAPAGGTLRIESRIQMPNVTGNAALGYWPAFWALGSPYRGNYWNWPGIGEFDIMENVNGINSVWGVLHCGVNPGGPCNETSGIANNRACPGSSCQSAFHTYTFEWDRSVTPNALRWYVDGQQFHSVSQSQLDAGTWANMTEHAGYFILLNLAIGGAFPDALGGSTPTTETVPGRPMLVDYVGVWTRGGGGGTDPTDPPGPTDPPSGSSDLALRSGGGLGAAEASGSVVTLASAGGANYDGTPHSPQTFTASGITRTYDGGATRFDLFVDAGTTVANGQQVRVSYDRTGDGTWDRTETYNYFPTDPVPGYEHYTQGKGLMASTGSQGDLVNGKVRVEIWNAIGNGSSTVGIGNRSVVHIPFG; encoded by the coding sequence ATGGCCCTGGTGCTGGCCGGACTGGCCACTGTCCTCGGCTCCGGGTCCGCACGCGGCGCCGTCCCTCCGGCGCCCGGCTGGGACCTGAAATGGAGCGACGACTTCAACGGCGCCGACCGCTCCCTCCCCTCGGCCGCGAACTGGCTGATCGACACCGGCCACGCCTACCCGGGCGGCCCCGCCAACTGGGGCACGGGTGAGATCCAGAACTACACCGCCAGCCCCGACAACCTCAGCCTCGACGGCAACGGCAACCTTCGGATCACGCCGCTTCGGGACGGTGCGGGCAACTGGACCTCCGGCCGGGTCGAGACCACGCGCTCCGACTTCAAGGCCCCGGCGGGCGGCACCTTGCGCATCGAGAGCCGGATACAGATGCCGAACGTCACCGGGAACGCGGCGCTCGGCTACTGGCCCGCCTTCTGGGCGCTCGGCTCCCCGTACCGTGGCAACTACTGGAACTGGCCGGGCATAGGCGAGTTCGACATCATGGAGAACGTCAACGGGATCAACTCCGTCTGGGGTGTGCTGCACTGCGGCGTCAACCCGGGCGGTCCGTGCAACGAGACCAGCGGCATCGCCAACAACCGGGCCTGCCCCGGCTCCAGTTGCCAGTCGGCGTTCCACACGTACACGTTCGAGTGGGACCGCTCCGTCACCCCCAACGCGCTGCGCTGGTACGTGGATGGCCAACAGTTCCACTCCGTCTCCCAGAGCCAGCTGGACGCCGGCACCTGGGCCAACATGACCGAACACGCGGGGTATTTCATTCTTCTCAACCTCGCGATCGGCGGCGCGTTCCCCGACGCGCTGGGCGGCAGCACCCCCACCACGGAGACCGTCCCGGGCCGCCCCATGCTCGTCGACTACGTCGGCGTCTGGACCAGGGGCGGCGGGGGCGGCACCGACCCGACCGATCCCCCGGGCCCGACCGACCCGCCGTCCGGCTCCTCCGACCTCGCGCTCCGCTCCGGTGGCGGTCTCGGTGCGGCCGAGGCGTCCGGCTCGGTCGTGACCCTCGCCTCGGCGGGCGGCGCCAACTACGACGGCACCCCGCACAGCCCGCAGACCTTCACCGCCTCGGGCATCACCCGGACGTACGACGGCGGGGCCACCCGGTTCGACCTGTTCGTCGACGCTGGGACGACCGTCGCCAACGGACAGCAGGTGCGGGTGAGCTATGACCGTACGGGCGACGGGACCTGGGACCGCACGGAGACGTACAACTACTTCCCCACCGACCCCGTCCCCGGCTACGAGCACTACACGCAGGGCAAGGGGCTCATGGCCTCGACCGGGAGCCAGGGCGATCTGGTGAACGGCAAGGTCAGGGTGGAGATCTGGAACGCCATCGGCAACGGCTCCAGCACGGTCGGCATCGGCAACCGGTCCGTCGTGCACATCCCCTTCGGCTGA
- a CDS encoding cation:dicarboxylate symporter family transporter has protein sequence MGVPAARRDRTHYLYLAVIGAVALGILVGFVAPGFAVELKPIGTGFVNLIKMMISPIIFCTIVLGVGSVRKAAKVGAVGGLALGYFLVMSTVALAIGLLVGNILEPGQGLHLTEAVRAAGEKQAAGASESTVDFLLGIIPTTMVSAFTEGEVLQTLLVALLAGFALQAMGSVGEPVLRGIGHIQRLVFRVLAMIMWAAPVGAFGAMAAVVGETGVDALKSLAIIMVGFYITCAIFVFVVLGTILRVVAGVNLLLLLKYLGREFLLILSTSSSESALPRLIAKMEHLGVSKSVAGITVPTGYSFNLDGTAIYLTMSSLFIANAMGDPLSAGEQVSLLLFMIVASKGAAGVTGAGLATLAGGLQSHRPGLVDGVGLIVGIDRFMSEARALTNFAGNAVATVLVGTWTKEIDRERVDQVLAGAIPFDEKTLTQDDPHGATDVPEPRDGGAADVTAKV, from the coding sequence GTGGGAGTGCCAGCCGCCAGGCGGGACCGTACGCATTATCTGTATCTCGCCGTGATCGGCGCTGTGGCGCTCGGCATCCTGGTGGGCTTCGTGGCCCCCGGATTCGCCGTCGAGCTGAAGCCGATCGGTACCGGCTTCGTGAACCTCATCAAGATGATGATCTCGCCGATCATCTTCTGCACGATCGTGCTGGGCGTCGGCTCGGTCCGCAAGGCCGCCAAGGTCGGCGCGGTGGGCGGGCTCGCCCTCGGCTACTTCCTGGTGATGTCGACGGTGGCCCTCGCCATCGGCCTGCTCGTCGGCAACATCCTGGAGCCCGGCCAGGGCCTCCACCTCACCGAAGCGGTGCGCGCCGCCGGTGAGAAGCAGGCGGCCGGTGCGAGCGAGTCCACCGTGGACTTCCTGCTGGGGATCATCCCGACGACGATGGTCTCCGCCTTCACCGAGGGCGAAGTGCTCCAGACCCTGCTCGTCGCCCTGCTCGCGGGCTTCGCGCTCCAGGCCATGGGCTCCGTCGGTGAACCGGTCCTGCGCGGCATCGGCCACATCCAGCGACTCGTCTTCCGCGTCCTCGCCATGATCATGTGGGCGGCCCCGGTCGGCGCGTTCGGCGCGATGGCGGCCGTGGTCGGCGAGACCGGCGTCGACGCGCTGAAGTCCCTCGCGATCATCATGGTCGGCTTCTACATCACCTGCGCGATCTTCGTCTTCGTGGTGCTCGGCACGATCCTGCGGGTGGTCGCCGGGGTGAATCTGCTGCTCCTGCTGAAGTACCTGGGCCGCGAGTTCCTGCTGATCCTCTCCACTTCGTCGTCGGAGTCCGCGCTGCCGCGGCTCATCGCGAAGATGGAGCACCTGGGCGTCAGCAAGTCCGTCGCGGGCATCACGGTGCCCACCGGCTACTCGTTCAACCTCGACGGCACCGCCATCTATCTGACGATGTCCTCGCTCTTCATCGCCAACGCGATGGGTGACCCGCTGAGCGCGGGGGAGCAGGTCTCCCTGCTGCTCTTCATGATCGTCGCCTCGAAGGGTGCGGCGGGCGTCACCGGCGCGGGCCTCGCCACTCTGGCGGGCGGCCTGCAGTCCCACCGCCCCGGACTGGTCGACGGCGTCGGCCTGATCGTCGGCATCGACCGCTTCATGAGCGAGGCCCGCGCCCTGACGAACTTCGCGGGCAACGCGGTCGCCACGGTGCTGGTCGGCACCTGGACCAAGGAGATCGACAGGGAACGGGTCGACCAGGTGCTGGCCGGCGCCATCCCGTTCGACGAGAAGACGCTCACCCAGGACGATCCGCACGGTGCGACGGACGTTCCCGAGCCCAGGGACGGCGGGGCGGCGGACGTGACGGCGAAGGTCTAG
- a CDS encoding TIGR04222 domain-containing membrane protein codes for MWTALTLVDAATALAAATACLALSGRRLLPWRRRESAPGLGPYDAAFLAGGPERVVEAALHTLWGSDNNVVIGSGGRLRLPEPWTEPEHPVEHAVVEKWRTSGSTTPTLLRVRAVRAGAVREIGDRLVSYGLLMTPPRARARLYAARGLVVVVCGTVVLAALAVPQGLRQAAPFIAVALCCLAVRALCPARGPLTPAGRRRLAAIRTGELWASAALGAVVFDGRSALPGERRRFRRRDGAGGRLPSVGRMLIKYGKALDPDDDRSPDSGGIGSDHSSYGSGSSHDSYGSHGSSYDGGGHHHSCGGGSSSCGGGNY; via the coding sequence ATGTGGACCGCACTCACGCTCGTCGACGCCGCGACCGCACTGGCCGCTGCCACCGCCTGCCTGGCCCTCTCCGGTCGGCGGCTGCTGCCGTGGCGGCGCCGGGAGAGCGCGCCCGGGTTGGGTCCGTACGATGCGGCGTTCCTGGCGGGCGGACCGGAGCGGGTGGTGGAGGCGGCGCTCCACACCCTGTGGGGCAGTGACAACAACGTCGTGATCGGATCGGGTGGGCGGCTGCGGTTGCCCGAGCCGTGGACGGAACCCGAGCATCCGGTGGAGCATGCCGTGGTCGAGAAGTGGCGGACCTCCGGCTCCACGACCCCGACTCTGCTGCGGGTACGGGCGGTGCGGGCCGGGGCCGTACGCGAGATCGGCGACCGGCTCGTCTCGTACGGTCTGCTGATGACCCCGCCACGCGCCCGGGCCCGTCTGTACGCCGCGCGTGGCCTGGTCGTCGTGGTGTGCGGGACAGTGGTCCTGGCCGCCTTGGCCGTCCCGCAGGGGCTGCGGCAGGCGGCACCGTTCATCGCGGTGGCACTCTGCTGTCTGGCCGTGCGGGCGCTGTGCCCGGCGCGGGGTCCGCTGACCCCGGCGGGCCGTCGCCGCCTCGCAGCGATACGCACCGGCGAGCTGTGGGCATCGGCCGCGCTCGGGGCCGTGGTGTTCGACGGGCGCAGCGCGCTGCCGGGTGAGCGCCGGCGCTTTCGGCGTCGGGACGGGGCCGGGGGCCGTCTGCCGTCGGTGGGCCGGATGCTGATCAAGTACGGAAAGGCGCTGGATCCGGACGACGACCGGAGCCCGGACAGCGGCGGCATCGGCAGTGACCACAGCTCCTACGGATCCGGCAGCTCCCACGACTCGTACGGCTCCCACGGTTCCTCGTACGACGGAGGAGGTCACCACCACAGCTGCGGCGGTGGCAGCAGCAGCTGTGGCGGCGGAAACTACTGA
- the glgB gene encoding 1,4-alpha-glucan branching enzyme yields MTARKPPRKAPDPTTTPSAPAAEPTPAVQPAPAAPAAQPAVSAPTGAAAPSAPVGSATSPAKRKKTAEKRTDASAPRPRRGGGRGVRPVRALDDADRGRLLAGEHHAPHDLLGAHMVRGGVAIRVLRPYARSVTVLAKGLRTELHDDGDGFFSGLLPVPSVPEYQLLVGYADNEIEVHDPYRFLPALGDLDLHLIGEGRHEELWTALGAQPMEHQGVAGTRFTVWAPNARGVRIIGDFNYWDGTGFPMRSLGSSGVWELFLPAIGEGALYKFDICRPDGTHTVRADPMARRTEVPPANASVVTASHHEWQDQEWMAHRGDVPVHEAPLSVYEVHLPSWRPGLTYRRLAEQLPAYVRELGFTHVELMPVSEHPFGGSWGYQVTGFFAPTSRMGTPDDFRYLIDALHRSGIGVIVDWVPAHFPRDDWALAEFDGRPLYEHSDPARAAHPDWGTLEFDFGRTEVRNFLVANATYWCEEFHIDGLRVDAVASMLYLDYSREDGGWSPNEHGGRENLDAVAFLQEMNATVYRRNPGVVTIAEESTAWDGVTRATHHVGPGGFGGLGFGLKWNMGWMHDSLEYVSKEPVHRKYHHNEMTFSMVYAYSENYVLPISHDEVVHGKRALVSKMPGDWWQQRANHRAYLGFMWAHPGKQLLFMGQEFAQGAEWSEGHGPDWWLLDPSYAAEADHRGVRDLVRELNAVYTATPALWQRDTVPEGFAWVDGGAAEDNVFAFLRFDADGAPLLAVSNFSPVVRHEYRLGVPSSVSAWAEVLNTDAARFGGGDVLNPDPLKPESVAAHGHRTSVQFTLPPLATVWLKPV; encoded by the coding sequence GTGACCGCCCGCAAGCCGCCCCGCAAAGCGCCCGATCCCACCACGACCCCGTCCGCGCCCGCTGCCGAGCCGACCCCAGCGGTCCAGCCGGCCCCAGCGGCCCCAGCGGCCCAGCCGGCAGTCTCAGCCCCCACGGGCGCCGCGGCACCCTCGGCGCCCGTGGGCTCGGCGACCTCCCCGGCCAAGCGGAAGAAGACGGCGGAGAAGCGGACCGACGCCTCCGCCCCACGGCCACGGCGTGGCGGCGGTCGCGGTGTCCGGCCGGTGCGGGCTCTCGACGACGCCGACCGGGGACGGCTGCTCGCCGGTGAGCACCATGCCCCGCACGACCTGCTCGGCGCGCACATGGTCCGCGGCGGAGTGGCGATCCGGGTGCTCCGCCCGTACGCGCGATCGGTGACCGTGCTCGCCAAGGGGCTGCGGACCGAGCTGCACGACGACGGCGACGGCTTCTTCTCCGGTCTGCTGCCGGTGCCGTCCGTCCCCGAGTACCAACTCCTGGTCGGCTACGCGGACAACGAGATCGAGGTCCATGATCCGTACCGCTTCCTGCCCGCGCTCGGCGATCTCGATCTGCATCTGATCGGCGAGGGACGGCACGAGGAGCTGTGGACCGCCCTCGGCGCACAGCCCATGGAGCACCAGGGTGTCGCCGGTACGCGGTTCACCGTCTGGGCGCCCAATGCCCGCGGTGTGCGGATCATCGGGGACTTCAACTACTGGGACGGCACGGGCTTCCCGATGCGTTCGCTCGGCTCCAGCGGTGTCTGGGAGCTGTTCCTCCCCGCGATCGGCGAGGGTGCGCTCTACAAGTTCGACATCTGCCGCCCGGACGGTACGCACACCGTGCGCGCCGACCCGATGGCCCGCCGCACCGAGGTCCCGCCCGCCAATGCCTCGGTAGTGACGGCCTCGCACCATGAGTGGCAGGACCAGGAGTGGATGGCGCACCGCGGGGACGTTCCCGTGCACGAAGCGCCGTTGTCCGTGTACGAGGTACATCTGCCGTCCTGGCGGCCGGGACTCACGTACCGCCGGCTCGCCGAGCAACTTCCCGCCTATGTGAGGGAGCTGGGTTTCACACATGTGGAGCTGATGCCTGTCTCCGAGCACCCCTTCGGCGGCTCCTGGGGCTATCAGGTCACCGGCTTCTTCGCCCCGACCTCGCGCATGGGCACCCCTGACGACTTCCGGTATCTGATCGACGCGCTGCACCGGTCCGGCATCGGTGTCATCGTCGACTGGGTGCCCGCGCACTTCCCACGCGACGACTGGGCGCTCGCCGAGTTCGACGGCCGCCCGCTGTACGAGCACTCGGACCCGGCACGCGCCGCACATCCCGACTGGGGCACGCTCGAGTTCGACTTCGGCCGCACGGAGGTGCGCAACTTCCTGGTCGCCAACGCCACGTACTGGTGCGAGGAGTTCCACATCGACGGGCTGCGGGTCGACGCCGTCGCCTCGATGCTCTACCTCGACTACTCGCGCGAGGACGGGGGATGGTCTCCGAACGAGCACGGCGGCCGGGAGAACCTGGATGCTGTCGCCTTCCTCCAGGAGATGAACGCCACCGTGTACCGGCGTAATCCCGGCGTCGTCACCATCGCCGAGGAGTCCACCGCCTGGGACGGCGTCACACGCGCCACCCACCATGTCGGCCCCGGCGGTTTCGGCGGGCTCGGCTTCGGGCTGAAGTGGAACATGGGCTGGATGCACGACTCCCTGGAGTACGTCTCGAAGGAGCCGGTGCACCGCAAGTACCACCACAACGAGATGACCTTCTCGATGGTGTACGCCTACAGCGAGAACTACGTGCTGCCGATCTCGCACGACGAGGTGGTGCACGGCAAGCGGGCGCTGGTGTCGAAGATGCCCGGCGACTGGTGGCAGCAGCGCGCCAACCACCGGGCGTATCTCGGCTTCATGTGGGCGCATCCGGGCAAGCAGCTGTTGTTCATGGGGCAGGAGTTCGCCCAGGGCGCCGAGTGGTCGGAGGGCCACGGCCCGGACTGGTGGCTGCTCGATCCCTCGTACGCGGCGGAGGCTGACCACCGGGGCGTCCGGGACCTGGTGCGTGAGCTGAACGCGGTGTACACGGCGACACCGGCGCTGTGGCAACGGGACACCGTCCCCGAGGGCTTCGCCTGGGTCGACGGCGGAGCCGCCGAGGACAATGTCTTCGCCTTCCTTCGTTTCGACGCGGACGGTGCGCCGCTGCTCGCGGTGTCGAACTTCTCGCCGGTGGTCCGCCACGAGTACCGGCTGGGCGTGCCGTCGTCCGTGTCCGCCTGGGCGGAGGTGCTCAACACGGACGCGGCACGGTTCGGCGGCGGGGACGTCCTCAACCCGGATCCGCTGAAACCGGAGTCCGTCGCCGCCCATGGTCACCGCACGAGCGTCCAGTTCACTCTGCCGCCACTGGCGACGGTGTGGCTGAAGCCGGTGTGA